The DNA window CCTTCTGTACGAGATGGACTCGATCGATCGGGCGCACAGCAACACGCTGTGGATGAGGCAAACCAGCTTCTCCTGGTCGGAGGACACATCCTACGTCCTCGGGAAGAGTACCTACCATCTGGACCGGGCCAGAGTCCTCGACCGTGGCGACCACAGGTGGCGTGTTGCCGACATCGTCGGCGACGTCTACGGAGTGACAACCCGATGCTCGGTCGCTCACCGGTTGCCCTGCTGACACCCCCTTCGAACCAAAGGAGTTCACAATGCGATTGGCAATTTCCGGAACTTATTCGGTAGGCAAAACTCTGACCACGATGGCGGTAGCCCACCTCACGGGCCTGCCTCGCAGCTCCGCACTCACCATGCGAGAGTTGTTACCGATCTCTGTCCCGGGCAAAACGCTGGAGGAGTGCTCGGCCGCAGAGATCATTATGTTGATCACTCGCCGCAACCAAGGGCGGGCAGTGAACGAGAGCCACCTTACCGACGGGTTCGTGTCCGATGGTTCGTCGCTGCACGAGTGGTGCTACGGTACCGTCCGCGTCCTGGTCGGAATCAACCCGAACGATTCAGTCGATCTGGGAAACGTCCCGATGACGAAAGAACTTGGGTTCTACGCCGAGGTAATGAAGCAGATCGGTGTGCCGGCCAAGCAGCACGCCCTTCAGTCGTACGACTCCTTCGTGCACCTGCCCATCGAGTTTCCGTTGGTGGAGGACG is part of the Rhodococcus sovatensis genome and encodes:
- a CDS encoding AAA family ATPase, whose product is MRLAISGTYSVGKTLTTMAVAHLTGLPRSSALTMRELLPISVPGKTLEECSAAEIIMLITRRNQGRAVNESHLTDGFVSDGSSLHEWCYGTVRVLVGINPNDSVDLGNVPMTKELGFYAEVMKQIGVPAKQHALQSYDSFVHLPIEFPLVEDGHRPVSERFRSLADEMLLDTLQELSIPVHIVGGTIPERLQKILDIYDFTPQLSIDEAIARAQHDYAHLDTTSESERAGVGAAT